From a single Miscanthus floridulus cultivar M001 chromosome 8, ASM1932011v1, whole genome shotgun sequence genomic region:
- the LOC136470393 gene encoding salutaridine reductase-like produces the protein MLLNLALLKIPCICVAKKRTVAHTTDPYDKAEECLRTNYHGTKIVTEALLPLLHLSSHGRIVNISSRFGLLRFFSGEELKKELNNIDDLSEERLDELSLLFLNDFKNGQLEPYGWPTEGGYLAYKVSKALVNAYSRIVAKKHPTLSVNCAHPGFVSTDMSFHTGDLTVEEGARGALILALVPKGGMTGVFLNRTEVASFV, from the exons ATGCTGCTGAACCTGGCACTTTTG AAAATACCATGCATATGTGTTGCCAAAAAAAGAACTGTTGCTCACACCACAGACCCTTACGACAAAGCAGAGGAGTGCTTGAGAACAAACTACCATGGCACCAAAATTGTCACAGAAGCGCTTCTTCCTCTCCTGCACCTCTCATCGCATGGAAGAATTGTAAACATATCATCTCGTTTCGGACTACTCAGG TTTTTCAGTGGCGAGGAACTTAAGAAGGAGCTCAACAACATCGACGACCTATCCGAAGAGAGATTAGATGAGCTGTCATTATTGTTCCTCAACGACTTCAAGAATGGCCAGCTGGAACCCTATGGGTGGCCGACTGAAGGAGGGTATCTTGCATATAAAGTGTCCAAGGCTCTTGTCAATGCTTATTCGAGAATCGTTGCAAAGAAGCACCCAACACTTAGCGTGAATTGTGCACATCCTGGCTTTGTCAGTACAGACATGAGCTTCCACACCGGAGATCTCACGGTCGAGGAGGGCGCAAGGGGAGCTCTGATTCTGGCTCTCGTACCCAAGGGGGGCATGACTGGAGTGTTCTTGAACCGCACAGAGGTCGCATCCTTCGTGTAA
- the LOC136474381 gene encoding salutaridine reductase-like, translated as MEGHVRGQYEEEVAVVTGGNRGIGLEICKQLASKGVTVVLTARDEKRGAEAVKNLASQGLSNVLFHQLEVGDLSSAVRLADFIREQYGKLDILVNNAGIVGTTTEISDPESFKQELADMDGMEKLEWIRKHTTEPYDKAKECLITNYHGTKIVTEALLTLLQFSSHGRVVNVSSHFGLLRFFSGEELKKELNNIDSLSVQRLDELSEFFLKDFKNGQLEPHGWPTEGGYPAYKVSKALANAYSRIIANKHPELCVNCVHPGYVSTDINFHTGDIMVEEGARGALILAFIPKGGMTGAYLNCTEVASFV; from the exons ATGGAAGGACACGTACGCGGGCAATATGAAGAAGA GGTGGCCGTGGTTACCGGAGGGAATAGAGGGATTGGGTTAGAAATATGCAAGCAGCTTGCTTCCAAAGGAGTCACGGTAGTATTGACAGCGAGGGACGAAAAGAGGGGTGCAGAAGCGGTCAAAAATCTTGCATCGCAGGGGCTATCCAACGTCCTGTTTCATCAACTGGAGGTTGGAGATCTTTCAAGCGCAGTACGTCTTGCTGACTTTATCAGGGAGCAGTATGGCAAGCTGGATATATTG GTCAACAATGCAGGAatcgtcgggacgacaaccgagATCAGCGACCCAGAATCTTTTAAGCAAGAG CTTGCAGATATGGATGGCATGGAAAAGCTTGAATGGATCAGGAAGCACACTACGGAGCCTTACGACAAAGCAAAGGAGTGCTTGATTACAAACTACCATGGCACTAAAATTGTCACAGAAGCACTTCTTACTCTCCTACAGTTCTCATCCCATGGAAGGGTTGTAAATGTATCATCTCATTTTGGACTGCTCAGG TTTTTCAGTGGTGAGGAACTTAAAAAGGAGCTGAACAACATTGATAGCCTATCAGTACAGAGATTAGATGAACTGTCAGAATTTTTCCTTAAGGACTTCAAGAATGGGCAACTAGAACCCCATGGGTGGCCGACTGAAGGAGGGTACCCTGCATATAAAGTGTCCAAGGCTCTTGCCAATGCTTATTCGAGAATCATTGCAAACAAGCACCCAGAACTATGTGTAAATTGTGTGCATCCCGGCTATGTCAGTACAGACATTAACTTCCACACCGGAGATATCATGGTCGAGGAGGGCGCAAGGGgtgctctgattcttgctttcATACCCAAGGGAGGCATGACCGGAGCATACTTGAACTGCACAGAGGTTGCATCCTTCGTGTAA